From one Plectropomus leopardus isolate mb chromosome 8, YSFRI_Pleo_2.0, whole genome shotgun sequence genomic stretch:
- the prdm16 gene encoding histone-lysine N-methyltransferase PRDM16 isoform X4 — protein sequence MKDGIFPEGSMAPNLQDEQMYRCEDCDELFSSTLELRRHQKYSCSSTGSIFDTLREDFKQEREDSDEPVHECKDCEKIFPNEYSLGQHMIVHTEEREYKCDQCPKAFNWKSNLIRHQMSHDSGKRFECENCDKVQHTQHVFTDPSNLQRHIRSQHVGARAHTCPECGKTFATSSGLKQHKHIHSSVKPFICPDGLRLFAPPGEVCHKSYTQFSNLCRHKRMHADCRTQIKCKDCGQLFSTTSSLNKHRRFCEGKNHYGSPAGMFNPGIPMSSSPIMAKAKSHHPHLPGLNQSGLGFTDYFPSRPHPHAGLPFSPGPHSFPSLPHGFPGIFSPSLYPRPPLLPASPLLKSPLGGGSQEVKLPRSPLDAPPLSLVSSTNSNGGNSFSQLEDKEKESKLDLSSGEAKPKSKMADISDGSDLEDVNTTSGTDLDTTTGTASGDGSDLESDGESERERNGKRRKASGAVSSQEGHQLEDTNNALISAVSSSGNFSIDRPFLSSASSQHSFFPPPDEQALPPSHTNANAATTDSIKAIASIAEKYFGPGLIGLHQEKKMGPLPYHSMFPFQFLPNFHNSLYPFSADRGALNPSMFFKAEPKSPREQLHKMVSGAPGAPASTGESPFDLTTKPKETKLAPPTPTNPSNPNSSTGSSSGPLAISSSEEQPLDLSIGGRSRGSHNGVAAEPQNRKNHIFGAGKGVSIKDETPPGFPQPHSQSLHQSSISQHQQPQAQPHQPPPLHYAKPSAFFMDPIYSRVEKRKLLDPVGALKEKFLRPSPPLFHPQMSAMENMTEKLESFGALKLDVPPNSLQHSAHPLFNFRSPPPSLSDAILRKGKERYACRYCGKIFPRSANLTRHLRTHTGEQPYRCKYCDRSFSISSNLQRHVRNIHNKEKPFKCHLCNRCFGQQTNLDRHLKKHEHENIPVSQQSGMLSNLGTTISSPNSEPDNHALLDEKEDSYFSEIRNFISNSEMNQASSSTDKRSDQADEERPPSHSLSNSKLGLQGLEEEEEEVEGDDEEEEEGSLTEKSHDEAPESPSPVTTGVYEEDEEEEETETAPLAMSYEHTRRCIEEEGSLLDLEGLPSFPKSLEGLRKAASDEQPFDVKDIFNTSLESEALKETLYRQAKTQAYAMMLSLSENNPLHAPSQNSLDAWLSMGGGPSETSSFHPLNHI from the exons ATGAAGGACGGTATTTTCCCCGAGGGATCCATGGCACCCAACCTACAAG acgAGCAGATGTACCGCTGTGAAGACTGTGATGAGCTGTTCTCCTCAACACTTGAGCTGCGGCGGCACCAGAAGTATTCGTGCTCGAGCACTGGCTCCATCTTTGACACACTGAGAGAGGACTTCAAACAGGAGCGCGAGGACAGTGATGAGCCTGTCCACGAGTGTAAAGACTGTGAGAAGATCTTCCCAAATGAGTACAG TCTGGGCCAACACATGATAGTCcacacagaggagagggagTACAAGTGTGACCAGTGCCCCAAAGCCTTCAACTGGAAGTCCAACCTCATCCGTCACCAGATGTCACATGACAGTGGCAAGCGCTTTGAGTGTGAAAACTGTGATAAGGTACAGCATACCCAGCAC GTTTTTACAGATCCCAGCAACCTTCAGCGCCACATCCGCTCTCAGCATGTGGGGGCACGCGCTCACACGTGTCCTGAGTGTGGCAAGACCTTTGCCACCTCGTCAGGCCTCAAGCAGCATAAGCACATCCACAGCAGTGTCAAACCCTTTATCT GCCCTGATGGGCTGCGTCTTTTTGCTCCCCCAGGCGAGGTGTGCCACAAATCCTACACCCAGTTCTCCAACCTCTGCCGACACAAGCGTATGCATGCTGACTGCCGCACCCAGATCAAGTGTAAGGACTGCGGGCAGTTGTTCAGCACTACCTCCTCCCTCAACAAGCATCGCCGCTTCTGTGAGGGCAAAAACCATTATGGCTCTCCAGCAGGGATGTTCAACCCTGGCATCCCCATGAGCTCCAGTCCCATCATGGCCAAGGCCAAATCCCACCATCCTCACCTCCCAGGTCTAAACCAGTCAGGTTTAGGCTTCACTGACTACTTTCCGTCCCGACCTCACCCTCACGCTGGCTTGCCCTTCTCCCCAGGACCTCATAGCTTCCCATCTCTCCCTCATGGTTTCCCAGGTATCTTCTCCCCATCACTGTATCCGCGACCACCGTTATTGCCAGCTAGTCCATTGTTAAAGAGCCCGCTTGGTGGCGGCAGTCAAGAAGTGAAACTGCCTCGGAGTCCCTTAGATGCTCCTCCACTGTCCCTGGTTAGCTCCACAAACAGCAATGGAGGTAACAGCTTCAGTCAGCTggaagataaagaaaaagaaagcaaactagATTTGTCTTCTGGAGAAGCCAAGCCAAAATCTAAGATGGCAGACATATCTGACGGTAGTGACCTTGAAGATGTTAATACCACAAGTGGGACAGATTTGGACACCACTACTGGTACTGCTTCAGGTGATGGTTCTGACCTGGAGAGTGACGGAGAGAGTGAACGTGAGCGAAATGGTAAAAGAAGGAAGGCGTCAGGGGCTGTATCAAGTCAAGAAGGCCACCAGTTAGAAGACACGAACAATGCTTTGATATCAGCTGTGTCTAGTTCTGGAAACTTCTCTATCGATCGTCCCTTTCTTTCTTCTGCATCGTCCCAGCACTCCTTTTTCCCTCCGCCTGATGAGCAAGCCCTCCCGCCATCCCACACAAATGCCAATGCAGCCACCACAGATTCCATCAAAGCCATCGCCTCTATTGCTGAGAAATATTTTGGCCCAGGTTTGATCGGCCTCCATCAAGAGAAGAAGATGGGTCCATTGCCCTATCATTCCATGTTTCCTTTCCAGTTTCTGCCCAACTTCCACAACTCCCTTTATCCCTTCAGTGCTGATCGTGGTGCCCTAAATCCTAGCATGTTCTTTAAGGCAGAGCCCAAGTCGCCTCGCGAGCAGCTGCACAAGATGGTGTCTGGTGCCCCCGGAGCTCCTGCGTCAACAGGGGAGTCACCATTTGATCTCACCACAAAACCCAAGGAGACCAAGTTAGCTCCTCCAACCCCAACAAACCCCTCAAACCCCAACAGTAGTACTGGGAGCAGTAGTGGACCTTTAGCAATATCTAGCAGTGAAGAACAGCCATTGGACCTCAGCATTGGTGGCCGGAGCCGAGGTAGTCATAATGGTGTGGCAGCTGAGCCACAAAATAGAAAGAACCACATCTTTGGGGCTGGAAAGGGGGTCTCCATCAAAGATGAAACCCCACCTGGGTTTCCACAACCCCATTCCCAGTCATTGCACCAATCCTCCATCTCTCAGCACCAGCAGCCCCAGGCTCAGCCTCACCAGCCACCCCCTCTGCACTATGCCAAGCCCTCAGCATTCTTCATGGACCCCATATACAG CAGGGTGGAGAAGAGGAAGCTACTCGACCCCGTAGGAGCTCTGAAGGAAAAATTCCTCAGGCCGTCACCACCACTCTTCCATCCACAG ATGTCAGCAATGGAGAACATGACAGAGAAGCTGGAGAGCTTTGGAGCTCTAAAACTGGATGTGCCACCCAATTCGCTGCAACACTCAGCTCATCCACTGTTCAACTTCCGCTCACCACCACCCTCCCTCTCAGACGCCATCCTTCGCAAGGGCAAGGAGCGTTACGCCTGCAG GTACTGTGGGAAAATCTTCCCTCGTTCAGCAAACCTCACCAGACACTTGCGGACACACACGGGGGAACAACCCTACAG GTGTAAATACTGTGACCGCTCATTCAGCATCTCATCCAATCTTCAGCGCCACGTTCGCAACATCCATAACAAGGAGAAACCCTTCAAGTGTCACCTGTGCAACCGCTGCTTCGGTCAGCAAACCAACCTCGACCGCCATCTCAAGAAGCACGAGCATGAGAACATTCCTG TGAGCCAACAGTCCGGGATGCTGTCCAACCTAGGAACCACCATCTCCTCCCCAAACTCCGAGCCAGACAATCATGCACTTTTAGATGAGAAGGAGGACTCGTACTTCTCAGAAATCCGCAACTTCATTTCCAACAGTGAGATGAACCAGGCCTCCAGCTCCACGGATAAGAG ATCAGACCAGGCGGACGAGGAACGCCCACCCAGCCACAGTTTGTCCAACTCCAAGCTAGGGCTCCAGGGgctagaggaggaggaggaggaagtggagggtgatgatgaggaggaagaggaaggcaGCCTGACGGAGAAGTCTCATGACGAGGCGCCTGAGTCCCCATCTCCAGTCACAACGGGAGTGTatgaggaggacgaggaggaggaggagacggagacgGCTCCATTAGCTATGAGCTATGAACACACCCGCAg GTGTATAGAGGAGGAGGGCTCTCTCCTGGACTTGGAGGGTCTGCCCAGCTTTCCCAAGAGCCTGGAGGGGTTACGTAAAGCAGCCAGTGACGAGCAACCTTTTGATGTTAAAGACATATTTAATACTTCACTAGAGTCGGAGGCACTGAAAGAGACATTGTACAGGCAGGCCAAAACCCAG GCTTATGCAATGATGCTGTCTCTCTCGGAGAACAACCCTTTGCACGCGCCCTCCCAGAACTCTCTGGACGCTTGGCTGAGCATGGGAGGTGGACCGTCTGAGACGAGCAGCTTTCACCCGCTCAACCACATCTAG
- the prdm16 gene encoding histone-lysine N-methyltransferase PRDM16 isoform X6 — protein MGCVANSTGTEVLLQLEALRSAAQLSQLFRLTEKRKIYYKAVRDIEAGEELLVYMKDGIFPEGSMAPNLQDEQMYRCEDCDELFSSTLELRRHQKYSCSSTGSIFDTLREDFKQEREDSDEPVHECKDCEKIFPNEYSLGQHMIVHTEEREYKCDQCPKAFNWKSNLIRHQMSHDSGKRFECENCDKVFTDPSNLQRHIRSQHVGARAHTCPECGKTFATSSGLKQHKHIHSSVKPFICEVCHKSYTQFSNLCRHKRMHADCRTQIKCKDCGQLFSTTSSLNKHRRFCEGKNHYGSPAGMFNPGIPMSSSPIMAKAKSHHPHLPGLNQSGLGFTDYFPSRPHPHAGLPFSPGPHSFPSLPHGFPGIFSPSLYPRPPLLPASPLLKSPLGGGSQEVKLPRSPLDAPPLSLVSSTNSNGGNSFSQLEDKEKESKLDLSSGEAKPKSKMADISDGSDLEDVNTTSGTDLDTTTGTASGDGSDLESDGESERERNGKRRKASGAVSSQEGHQLEDTNNALISAVSSSGNFSIDRPFLSSASSQHSFFPPPDEQALPPSHTNANAATTDSIKAIASIAEKYFGPGLIGLHQEKKMGPLPYHSMFPFQFLPNFHNSLYPFSADRGALNPSMFFKAEPKSPREQLHKMVSGAPGAPASTGESPFDLTTKPKETKLAPPTPTNPSNPNSSTGSSSGPLAISSSEEQPLDLSIGGRSRGSHNGVAAEPQNRKNHIFGAGKGVSIKDETPPGFPQPHSQSLHQSSISQHQQPQAQPHQPPPLHYAKPSAFFMDPIYRVEKRKLLDPVGALKEKFLRPSPPLFHPQMSAMENMTEKLESFGALKLDVPPNSLQHSAHPLFNFRSPPPSLSDAILRKGKERYACRYCGKIFPRSANLTRHLRTHTGEQPYRCKYCDRSFSISSNLQRHVRNIHNKEKPFKCHLCNRCFGQQTNLDRHLKKHEHENIPVSQQSGMLSNLGTTISSPNSEPDNHALLDEKEDSYFSEIRNFISNSEMNQASSSTDKRSDQADEERPPSHSLSNSKLGLQGLEEEEEEVEGDDEEEEEGSLTEKSHDEAPESPSPVTTGVYEEDEEEEETETAPLAMSYEHTRRCIEEEGSLLDLEGLPSFPKSLEGLRKAASDEQPFDVKDIFNTSLESEALKETLYRQAKTQAYAMMLSLSENNPLHAPSQNSLDAWLSMGGGPSETSSFHPLNHI, from the exons ATGGGTTGTGTCGCCAACTCCACCGGGACTGAAGTGCTACTGCAGCTGGAGGCTCTCCGCAGCGCCGCGCAACTTTCTCAACTATTCCGACTCACGGAGAAAAGAAAG ATTTATTATAAAGCTGTCCGGGACATTGAAGCAGGGGAGGAGCTCTTAGTGTATATGAAGGACGGTATTTTCCCCGAGGGATCCATGGCACCCAACCTACAAG acgAGCAGATGTACCGCTGTGAAGACTGTGATGAGCTGTTCTCCTCAACACTTGAGCTGCGGCGGCACCAGAAGTATTCGTGCTCGAGCACTGGCTCCATCTTTGACACACTGAGAGAGGACTTCAAACAGGAGCGCGAGGACAGTGATGAGCCTGTCCACGAGTGTAAAGACTGTGAGAAGATCTTCCCAAATGAGTACAG TCTGGGCCAACACATGATAGTCcacacagaggagagggagTACAAGTGTGACCAGTGCCCCAAAGCCTTCAACTGGAAGTCCAACCTCATCCGTCACCAGATGTCACATGACAGTGGCAAGCGCTTTGAGTGTGAAAACTGTGATAAG GTTTTTACAGATCCCAGCAACCTTCAGCGCCACATCCGCTCTCAGCATGTGGGGGCACGCGCTCACACGTGTCCTGAGTGTGGCAAGACCTTTGCCACCTCGTCAGGCCTCAAGCAGCATAAGCACATCCACAGCAGTGTCAAACCCTTTATCT GCGAGGTGTGCCACAAATCCTACACCCAGTTCTCCAACCTCTGCCGACACAAGCGTATGCATGCTGACTGCCGCACCCAGATCAAGTGTAAGGACTGCGGGCAGTTGTTCAGCACTACCTCCTCCCTCAACAAGCATCGCCGCTTCTGTGAGGGCAAAAACCATTATGGCTCTCCAGCAGGGATGTTCAACCCTGGCATCCCCATGAGCTCCAGTCCCATCATGGCCAAGGCCAAATCCCACCATCCTCACCTCCCAGGTCTAAACCAGTCAGGTTTAGGCTTCACTGACTACTTTCCGTCCCGACCTCACCCTCACGCTGGCTTGCCCTTCTCCCCAGGACCTCATAGCTTCCCATCTCTCCCTCATGGTTTCCCAGGTATCTTCTCCCCATCACTGTATCCGCGACCACCGTTATTGCCAGCTAGTCCATTGTTAAAGAGCCCGCTTGGTGGCGGCAGTCAAGAAGTGAAACTGCCTCGGAGTCCCTTAGATGCTCCTCCACTGTCCCTGGTTAGCTCCACAAACAGCAATGGAGGTAACAGCTTCAGTCAGCTggaagataaagaaaaagaaagcaaactagATTTGTCTTCTGGAGAAGCCAAGCCAAAATCTAAGATGGCAGACATATCTGACGGTAGTGACCTTGAAGATGTTAATACCACAAGTGGGACAGATTTGGACACCACTACTGGTACTGCTTCAGGTGATGGTTCTGACCTGGAGAGTGACGGAGAGAGTGAACGTGAGCGAAATGGTAAAAGAAGGAAGGCGTCAGGGGCTGTATCAAGTCAAGAAGGCCACCAGTTAGAAGACACGAACAATGCTTTGATATCAGCTGTGTCTAGTTCTGGAAACTTCTCTATCGATCGTCCCTTTCTTTCTTCTGCATCGTCCCAGCACTCCTTTTTCCCTCCGCCTGATGAGCAAGCCCTCCCGCCATCCCACACAAATGCCAATGCAGCCACCACAGATTCCATCAAAGCCATCGCCTCTATTGCTGAGAAATATTTTGGCCCAGGTTTGATCGGCCTCCATCAAGAGAAGAAGATGGGTCCATTGCCCTATCATTCCATGTTTCCTTTCCAGTTTCTGCCCAACTTCCACAACTCCCTTTATCCCTTCAGTGCTGATCGTGGTGCCCTAAATCCTAGCATGTTCTTTAAGGCAGAGCCCAAGTCGCCTCGCGAGCAGCTGCACAAGATGGTGTCTGGTGCCCCCGGAGCTCCTGCGTCAACAGGGGAGTCACCATTTGATCTCACCACAAAACCCAAGGAGACCAAGTTAGCTCCTCCAACCCCAACAAACCCCTCAAACCCCAACAGTAGTACTGGGAGCAGTAGTGGACCTTTAGCAATATCTAGCAGTGAAGAACAGCCATTGGACCTCAGCATTGGTGGCCGGAGCCGAGGTAGTCATAATGGTGTGGCAGCTGAGCCACAAAATAGAAAGAACCACATCTTTGGGGCTGGAAAGGGGGTCTCCATCAAAGATGAAACCCCACCTGGGTTTCCACAACCCCATTCCCAGTCATTGCACCAATCCTCCATCTCTCAGCACCAGCAGCCCCAGGCTCAGCCTCACCAGCCACCCCCTCTGCACTATGCCAAGCCCTCAGCATTCTTCATGGACCCCATATACAG GGTGGAGAAGAGGAAGCTACTCGACCCCGTAGGAGCTCTGAAGGAAAAATTCCTCAGGCCGTCACCACCACTCTTCCATCCACAG ATGTCAGCAATGGAGAACATGACAGAGAAGCTGGAGAGCTTTGGAGCTCTAAAACTGGATGTGCCACCCAATTCGCTGCAACACTCAGCTCATCCACTGTTCAACTTCCGCTCACCACCACCCTCCCTCTCAGACGCCATCCTTCGCAAGGGCAAGGAGCGTTACGCCTGCAG GTACTGTGGGAAAATCTTCCCTCGTTCAGCAAACCTCACCAGACACTTGCGGACACACACGGGGGAACAACCCTACAG GTGTAAATACTGTGACCGCTCATTCAGCATCTCATCCAATCTTCAGCGCCACGTTCGCAACATCCATAACAAGGAGAAACCCTTCAAGTGTCACCTGTGCAACCGCTGCTTCGGTCAGCAAACCAACCTCGACCGCCATCTCAAGAAGCACGAGCATGAGAACATTCCTG TGAGCCAACAGTCCGGGATGCTGTCCAACCTAGGAACCACCATCTCCTCCCCAAACTCCGAGCCAGACAATCATGCACTTTTAGATGAGAAGGAGGACTCGTACTTCTCAGAAATCCGCAACTTCATTTCCAACAGTGAGATGAACCAGGCCTCCAGCTCCACGGATAAGAG ATCAGACCAGGCGGACGAGGAACGCCCACCCAGCCACAGTTTGTCCAACTCCAAGCTAGGGCTCCAGGGgctagaggaggaggaggaggaagtggagggtgatgatgaggaggaagaggaaggcaGCCTGACGGAGAAGTCTCATGACGAGGCGCCTGAGTCCCCATCTCCAGTCACAACGGGAGTGTatgaggaggacgaggaggaggaggagacggagacgGCTCCATTAGCTATGAGCTATGAACACACCCGCAg GTGTATAGAGGAGGAGGGCTCTCTCCTGGACTTGGAGGGTCTGCCCAGCTTTCCCAAGAGCCTGGAGGGGTTACGTAAAGCAGCCAGTGACGAGCAACCTTTTGATGTTAAAGACATATTTAATACTTCACTAGAGTCGGAGGCACTGAAAGAGACATTGTACAGGCAGGCCAAAACCCAG GCTTATGCAATGATGCTGTCTCTCTCGGAGAACAACCCTTTGCACGCGCCCTCCCAGAACTCTCTGGACGCTTGGCTGAGCATGGGAGGTGGACCGTCTGAGACGAGCAGCTTTCACCCGCTCAACCACATCTAG
- the prdm16 gene encoding histone-lysine N-methyltransferase PRDM16 isoform X3 has product MGCVANSTGTEVLLQLEALRSAAQLSQLFRLTEKRKIYYKAVRDIEAGEELLVYMKDGIFPEGSMAPNLQDEQMYRCEDCDELFSSTLELRRHQKYSCSSTGSIFDTLREDFKQEREDSDEPVHECKDCEKIFPNEYSLGQHMIVHTEEREYKCDQCPKAFNWKSNLIRHQMSHDSGKRFECENCDKVFTDPSNLQRHIRSQHVGARAHTCPECGKTFATSSGLKQHKHIHSSVKPFICEVCHKSYTQFSNLCRHKRMHADCRTQIKCKDCGQLFSTTSSLNKHRRFCEGKNHYGSPAGMFNPGIPMSSSPIMAKAKSHHPHLPGLNQSGLGFTDYFPSRPHPHAGLPFSPGPHSFPSLPHGFPGIFSPSLYPRPPLLPASPLLKSPLGGGSQEVKLPRSPLDAPPLSLVSSTNSNGGNSFSQLEDKEKESKLDLSSGEAKPKSKMADISDGSDLEDVNTTSGTDLDTTTGTASGDGSDLESDGESERERNGKRRKASGAVSSQEGHQLEDTNNALISAVSSSGNFSIDRPFLSSASSQHSFFPPPDEQALPPSHTNANAATTDSIKAIASIAEKYFGPGLIGLHQEKKMGPLPYHSMFPFQFLPNFHNSLYPFSADRGALNPSMFFKAEPKSPREQLHKMVSGAPGAPASTGESPFDLTTKPKETKLAPPTPTNPSNPNSSTGSSSGPLAISSSEEQPLDLSIGGRSRGSHNGVAAEPQNRKNHIFGAGKGVSIKDETPPGFPQPHSQSLHQSSISQHQQPQAQPHQPPPLHYAKPSAFFMDPIYSRVEKRKLLDPVGALKEKFLRPSPPLFHPQMSAMENMTEKLESFGALKLDVPPNSLQHSAHPLFNFRSPPPSLSDAILRKGKERYACRYCGKIFPRSANLTRHLRTHTGEQPYRCKYCDRSFSISSNLQRHVRNIHNKEKPFKCHLCNRCFGQQTNLDRHLKKHEHENIPVSQQSGMLSNLGTTISSPNSEPDNHALLDEKEDSYFSEIRNFISNSEMNQASSSTDKRSDQADEERPPSHSLSNSKLGLQGLEEEEEEVEGDDEEEEEGSLTEKSHDEAPESPSPVTTGVYEEDEEEEETETAPLAMSYEHTRRCIEEEGSLLDLEGLPSFPKSLEGLRKAASDEQPFDVKDIFNTSLESEALKETLYRQAKTQAYAMMLSLSENNPLHAPSQNSLDAWLSMGGGPSETSSFHPLNHI; this is encoded by the exons ATGGGTTGTGTCGCCAACTCCACCGGGACTGAAGTGCTACTGCAGCTGGAGGCTCTCCGCAGCGCCGCGCAACTTTCTCAACTATTCCGACTCACGGAGAAAAGAAAG ATTTATTATAAAGCTGTCCGGGACATTGAAGCAGGGGAGGAGCTCTTAGTGTATATGAAGGACGGTATTTTCCCCGAGGGATCCATGGCACCCAACCTACAAG acgAGCAGATGTACCGCTGTGAAGACTGTGATGAGCTGTTCTCCTCAACACTTGAGCTGCGGCGGCACCAGAAGTATTCGTGCTCGAGCACTGGCTCCATCTTTGACACACTGAGAGAGGACTTCAAACAGGAGCGCGAGGACAGTGATGAGCCTGTCCACGAGTGTAAAGACTGTGAGAAGATCTTCCCAAATGAGTACAG TCTGGGCCAACACATGATAGTCcacacagaggagagggagTACAAGTGTGACCAGTGCCCCAAAGCCTTCAACTGGAAGTCCAACCTCATCCGTCACCAGATGTCACATGACAGTGGCAAGCGCTTTGAGTGTGAAAACTGTGATAAG GTTTTTACAGATCCCAGCAACCTTCAGCGCCACATCCGCTCTCAGCATGTGGGGGCACGCGCTCACACGTGTCCTGAGTGTGGCAAGACCTTTGCCACCTCGTCAGGCCTCAAGCAGCATAAGCACATCCACAGCAGTGTCAAACCCTTTATCT GCGAGGTGTGCCACAAATCCTACACCCAGTTCTCCAACCTCTGCCGACACAAGCGTATGCATGCTGACTGCCGCACCCAGATCAAGTGTAAGGACTGCGGGCAGTTGTTCAGCACTACCTCCTCCCTCAACAAGCATCGCCGCTTCTGTGAGGGCAAAAACCATTATGGCTCTCCAGCAGGGATGTTCAACCCTGGCATCCCCATGAGCTCCAGTCCCATCATGGCCAAGGCCAAATCCCACCATCCTCACCTCCCAGGTCTAAACCAGTCAGGTTTAGGCTTCACTGACTACTTTCCGTCCCGACCTCACCCTCACGCTGGCTTGCCCTTCTCCCCAGGACCTCATAGCTTCCCATCTCTCCCTCATGGTTTCCCAGGTATCTTCTCCCCATCACTGTATCCGCGACCACCGTTATTGCCAGCTAGTCCATTGTTAAAGAGCCCGCTTGGTGGCGGCAGTCAAGAAGTGAAACTGCCTCGGAGTCCCTTAGATGCTCCTCCACTGTCCCTGGTTAGCTCCACAAACAGCAATGGAGGTAACAGCTTCAGTCAGCTggaagataaagaaaaagaaagcaaactagATTTGTCTTCTGGAGAAGCCAAGCCAAAATCTAAGATGGCAGACATATCTGACGGTAGTGACCTTGAAGATGTTAATACCACAAGTGGGACAGATTTGGACACCACTACTGGTACTGCTTCAGGTGATGGTTCTGACCTGGAGAGTGACGGAGAGAGTGAACGTGAGCGAAATGGTAAAAGAAGGAAGGCGTCAGGGGCTGTATCAAGTCAAGAAGGCCACCAGTTAGAAGACACGAACAATGCTTTGATATCAGCTGTGTCTAGTTCTGGAAACTTCTCTATCGATCGTCCCTTTCTTTCTTCTGCATCGTCCCAGCACTCCTTTTTCCCTCCGCCTGATGAGCAAGCCCTCCCGCCATCCCACACAAATGCCAATGCAGCCACCACAGATTCCATCAAAGCCATCGCCTCTATTGCTGAGAAATATTTTGGCCCAGGTTTGATCGGCCTCCATCAAGAGAAGAAGATGGGTCCATTGCCCTATCATTCCATGTTTCCTTTCCAGTTTCTGCCCAACTTCCACAACTCCCTTTATCCCTTCAGTGCTGATCGTGGTGCCCTAAATCCTAGCATGTTCTTTAAGGCAGAGCCCAAGTCGCCTCGCGAGCAGCTGCACAAGATGGTGTCTGGTGCCCCCGGAGCTCCTGCGTCAACAGGGGAGTCACCATTTGATCTCACCACAAAACCCAAGGAGACCAAGTTAGCTCCTCCAACCCCAACAAACCCCTCAAACCCCAACAGTAGTACTGGGAGCAGTAGTGGACCTTTAGCAATATCTAGCAGTGAAGAACAGCCATTGGACCTCAGCATTGGTGGCCGGAGCCGAGGTAGTCATAATGGTGTGGCAGCTGAGCCACAAAATAGAAAGAACCACATCTTTGGGGCTGGAAAGGGGGTCTCCATCAAAGATGAAACCCCACCTGGGTTTCCACAACCCCATTCCCAGTCATTGCACCAATCCTCCATCTCTCAGCACCAGCAGCCCCAGGCTCAGCCTCACCAGCCACCCCCTCTGCACTATGCCAAGCCCTCAGCATTCTTCATGGACCCCATATACAG CAGGGTGGAGAAGAGGAAGCTACTCGACCCCGTAGGAGCTCTGAAGGAAAAATTCCTCAGGCCGTCACCACCACTCTTCCATCCACAG ATGTCAGCAATGGAGAACATGACAGAGAAGCTGGAGAGCTTTGGAGCTCTAAAACTGGATGTGCCACCCAATTCGCTGCAACACTCAGCTCATCCACTGTTCAACTTCCGCTCACCACCACCCTCCCTCTCAGACGCCATCCTTCGCAAGGGCAAGGAGCGTTACGCCTGCAG GTACTGTGGGAAAATCTTCCCTCGTTCAGCAAACCTCACCAGACACTTGCGGACACACACGGGGGAACAACCCTACAG GTGTAAATACTGTGACCGCTCATTCAGCATCTCATCCAATCTTCAGCGCCACGTTCGCAACATCCATAACAAGGAGAAACCCTTCAAGTGTCACCTGTGCAACCGCTGCTTCGGTCAGCAAACCAACCTCGACCGCCATCTCAAGAAGCACGAGCATGAGAACATTCCTG TGAGCCAACAGTCCGGGATGCTGTCCAACCTAGGAACCACCATCTCCTCCCCAAACTCCGAGCCAGACAATCATGCACTTTTAGATGAGAAGGAGGACTCGTACTTCTCAGAAATCCGCAACTTCATTTCCAACAGTGAGATGAACCAGGCCTCCAGCTCCACGGATAAGAG ATCAGACCAGGCGGACGAGGAACGCCCACCCAGCCACAGTTTGTCCAACTCCAAGCTAGGGCTCCAGGGgctagaggaggaggaggaggaagtggagggtgatgatgaggaggaagaggaaggcaGCCTGACGGAGAAGTCTCATGACGAGGCGCCTGAGTCCCCATCTCCAGTCACAACGGGAGTGTatgaggaggacgaggaggaggaggagacggagacgGCTCCATTAGCTATGAGCTATGAACACACCCGCAg GTGTATAGAGGAGGAGGGCTCTCTCCTGGACTTGGAGGGTCTGCCCAGCTTTCCCAAGAGCCTGGAGGGGTTACGTAAAGCAGCCAGTGACGAGCAACCTTTTGATGTTAAAGACATATTTAATACTTCACTAGAGTCGGAGGCACTGAAAGAGACATTGTACAGGCAGGCCAAAACCCAG GCTTATGCAATGATGCTGTCTCTCTCGGAGAACAACCCTTTGCACGCGCCCTCCCAGAACTCTCTGGACGCTTGGCTGAGCATGGGAGGTGGACCGTCTGAGACGAGCAGCTTTCACCCGCTCAACCACATCTAG